From Pseudomonas fluorescens, one genomic window encodes:
- a CDS encoding DUF2059 domain-containing protein, protein MRRLLFSLLMLCTFPSWADGYDQLYKVAGWPDQRAHFSDALTAAQQRYQNSLPPAVFQALVNNSNQRFAPQAVDQRAQAQLRKNLADPKPALAFFQSALGRKIIAAELLATRRDQLAKNAKGLPKIEASDTRQLIVGHLAQALPAREAGAEVSLAIAGVAADSLSQMIPGLLGGGQAQSMLNGQRQRLMEQIGSDLNNTLLYVYRDLSDAELEEFANFAESTEGKAYYQAALAAIRAGLAVGQSASSLAP, encoded by the coding sequence ATGCGCCGTTTGCTTTTTTCACTGTTGATGCTCTGTACTTTCCCCTCCTGGGCAGACGGCTACGACCAGTTGTACAAGGTCGCTGGCTGGCCGGACCAGCGCGCGCATTTCAGCGATGCCCTCACTGCCGCCCAACAACGCTACCAAAACAGTCTGCCGCCGGCGGTGTTCCAGGCGTTGGTCAACAACAGCAACCAGCGCTTTGCGCCACAGGCTGTGGATCAGCGCGCGCAGGCACAATTGCGCAAGAATCTCGCCGACCCGAAGCCGGCGCTGGCGTTTTTCCAGTCGGCGCTGGGGCGCAAGATCATTGCCGCTGAGTTGCTGGCGACGCGCCGCGATCAGTTGGCGAAGAATGCCAAGGGCTTGCCTAAGATCGAAGCCAGCGACACCCGCCAGTTGATCGTCGGCCACCTGGCCCAGGCGCTGCCAGCCCGCGAAGCCGGCGCCGAAGTCAGCCTGGCGATTGCCGGTGTGGCGGCGGACAGCCTGAGCCAGATGATTCCCGGCCTGCTCGGCGGCGGCCAGGCCCAGAGCATGCTCAACGGCCAGCGCCAGCGCCTGATGGAACAGATCGGCAGCGACCTCAACAACACCCTGCTGTACGTCTATCGCGACCTGTCGGATGCCGAGCTTGAGGAGTTTGCCAACTTCGCTGAATCCACCGAAGGCAAGGCTTATTACCAAGCGGCGCTGGCGGCGATTCGGGCGGGGTTGGCGGTGGGGCAAAGTGCTTCGAGTCTGGCTCCGTAA
- a CDS encoding alpha/beta hydrolase has translation MAVTFNADHLRASLQPLACAQPLSDEAQAYQRFYGLDFAQRTLRRGLGRFEVDGYEVVSQLWWPERAKATLFLFHGFYDHTGLYRHVIEWALEQGFAVIACDLPGHGLSSGERASIRDFAEYQDTLQGLFAEARSIDLPQPWHLCGQSTGGAIVIDHVLNQGVDSPAQGQVLLLSPLVRPRAWGWSHLSYYLLRPFVKGIARRFSENSNDPAFLPFLQADPLQPLRLPTAWVGALARWIKRIEAAPASPRRPLIIQGMADMTVDWQHNLQVLAAKFDRPQVLKLPEARHHLANETAALREEYFGFLSRRIKGRNL, from the coding sequence ATGGCTGTGACCTTCAATGCCGATCATTTGCGCGCCAGCTTGCAGCCGTTGGCTTGTGCGCAGCCGCTCTCGGACGAGGCGCAGGCCTATCAACGCTTCTATGGCCTGGATTTCGCGCAACGCACGCTGCGTCGTGGCCTCGGACGTTTCGAGGTCGATGGCTACGAGGTCGTCAGCCAGCTTTGGTGGCCTGAACGGGCGAAAGCCACGCTGTTCCTGTTTCACGGTTTCTACGATCACACCGGGCTCTATCGGCACGTCATCGAATGGGCGCTGGAGCAGGGTTTCGCAGTGATTGCCTGTGATTTGCCGGGGCACGGCCTGTCCAGTGGCGAGCGTGCGAGCATTCGCGATTTCGCCGAATACCAGGACACCCTGCAAGGCCTGTTCGCCGAGGCGCGCTCAATCGACCTGCCCCAGCCCTGGCACCTGTGCGGGCAGAGTACCGGCGGGGCGATCGTCATCGACCACGTGCTCAACCAGGGCGTCGACAGCCCGGCACAAGGCCAGGTACTGCTGTTATCGCCGCTGGTGCGGCCACGTGCCTGGGGGTGGTCGCACCTGAGTTATTACCTGCTGCGGCCTTTCGTCAAAGGCATTGCCCGGCGCTTCAGTGAGAACTCCAACGACCCGGCGTTCCTGCCGTTCCTGCAGGCCGATCCGCTGCAACCATTGCGCCTGCCGACCGCCTGGGTGGGGGCGCTGGCGCGCTGGATCAAGCGCATCGAAGCAGCGCCGGCGAGCCCGCGGCGTCCGTTGATCATTCAGGGGATGGCCGACATGACTGTGGATTGGCAGCACAATCTGCAGGTGCTGGCGGCCAAGTTCGATCGGCCGCAGGTGCTGAAGTTGCCGGAGGCGCGGCATCATTTGGCGAATGAAACGGCGGCATTGCGGGAGGAGTATTTTGGGTTTTTGAGTCGGCGGATCAAGGGCCGGAATTTGTAG
- a CDS encoding DUF6436 domain-containing protein, whose amino-acid sequence MRPHTRTTLFATLIALICAGVLWAAYDWFQGRYLRAFSEHTAVFSGDPLRLPEHLAGPGSIRVVHFWDPSCPCNVGNQQHLAELLEHYGPQGVQFFAVQKPGSQGQLPNTLSGLKTLDVLPGSTQIPASPAVAIWDRSGKLAYFGPYSEGLTCNSSNSFIEPILQALSEGRPVNATNTLAVGCYCPWASETP is encoded by the coding sequence ATGCGCCCCCACACCCGCACGACATTGTTTGCCACCCTGATCGCACTGATCTGCGCCGGCGTGCTGTGGGCGGCCTACGACTGGTTCCAGGGCCGCTACCTGCGCGCCTTCAGCGAGCACACCGCCGTATTTTCCGGCGATCCGCTGCGCCTGCCCGAGCACCTCGCCGGTCCCGGCTCGATCCGCGTCGTACACTTCTGGGACCCGTCCTGCCCGTGCAACGTCGGCAACCAGCAGCACCTCGCCGAACTGCTCGAACACTACGGGCCCCAGGGCGTGCAATTCTTCGCCGTGCAAAAACCCGGCAGCCAGGGCCAGTTGCCCAACACCCTCAGTGGCCTGAAAACCCTCGACGTCCTCCCCGGCTCCACCCAGATCCCCGCCAGCCCGGCCGTCGCCATCTGGGACCGCAGCGGCAAACTCGCCTACTTCGGCCCCTACAGCGAAGGCCTGACTTGCAATTCCAGCAACAGCTTCATTGAGCCGATTTTGCAGGCGCTGAGCGAGGGTCGTCCGGTCAATGCCACCAACACTCTGGCGGTGGGGTGTTATTGCCCGTGGGCCAGTGAAACACCCTAG
- a CDS encoding penicillin acylase family protein has product MKRVMTLLALLLVLLAAGAGWYVYSKQPTRQGQVQLQHLEGAVTVRYDERGVPHIRATNETDLYRALGYVQAQDRLFQMEIMRRLARGELAEVLGPKLVDTDKLFRSLRIRERAETYVAALDKQSPEWKALQAYLDGINQYQDSHAAPVEFDVLGIRKRPFTAQDSISAAGYMAYSFAAAFRTEPVLTYVRDQLGSDYLNIFDLDWQPKGVLVEKPGSAPALSAADWKDLNALARLSEQALAEHGLPQFEGSNAWAIAGSRTQSGKPLLAGDPHIRFSAPAVWYEAQLSAPGFELYGHHQALVPFAFLGHNMDFGWSLTMFQNDDLDLIAEKVNPDNANQVWYRGQWVDLVSTEQQIAVKGQEPVNLTLRQSPHGPIINDVLGATAGKTPIAMWWAFLETQNPILEGFYQLNRADTLAKARTASSKVQAPGLNIVWANAKGDIGWWAAAQLPKRPAGVKPEFILDGSSNQADKDGFYPFSANPQEENPARGYIVSANFQPLSPTGMEIPGYYNLADRGQKLNQQLSDNSVKWDVEGTQKLQLGTTTHYGPRTLAPLLPVLREVVSDSAELKLLEQLAAWKGDYPLDSTSATLFNQFLYDLAYGALHDELGDSFFDTLLSTRVIDAALPRLAANADSPWWNNRSSGTAQTRADVVKAAWNASLAHLKGTLGTDSTQWQWGKAHTLTHGHPLGMQKPLDRIFNIGPFEAPGSHEVPNNLTAKIGPAPWPVTYGPSTRRIIDFADPAHALTINPIGQSGVPFNTHYEDQAEAYIEGIYHQAHFSEEEVAANTRSTLKLLPAR; this is encoded by the coding sequence ATGAAGCGCGTCATGACCCTGCTGGCCTTGCTGCTCGTCCTGCTCGCCGCAGGCGCCGGCTGGTATGTGTATAGCAAACAACCCACCCGCCAGGGCCAGGTGCAGTTGCAACACCTCGAAGGCGCGGTGACGGTGCGTTATGACGAGCGTGGGGTGCCGCACATTCGGGCCACCAACGAGACCGACCTGTATCGGGCTCTTGGCTATGTGCAGGCTCAAGACCGCTTGTTTCAGATGGAAATTATGCGCCGCCTGGCTCGCGGTGAGTTGGCGGAGGTGTTGGGGCCGAAGCTGGTCGACACCGACAAGCTGTTCCGCAGCCTGCGCATCCGCGAGCGTGCCGAAACCTACGTGGCCGCGCTCGACAAGCAATCCCCAGAGTGGAAGGCCCTGCAGGCTTATCTGGACGGGATCAACCAGTATCAAGACAGCCACGCCGCACCGGTGGAGTTCGACGTGTTGGGGATCCGCAAGCGGCCGTTCACCGCCCAGGACAGCATCAGCGCCGCCGGCTACATGGCCTACAGCTTTGCCGCAGCCTTTCGTACCGAGCCGGTGCTGACCTATGTCCGTGATCAACTGGGCAGCGACTACCTGAACATCTTCGATCTCGACTGGCAGCCCAAGGGCGTGCTTGTCGAGAAACCCGGCTCCGCGCCGGCCCTCAGCGCCGCCGACTGGAAGGACCTCAACGCCTTGGCCCGCCTCAGTGAGCAGGCGCTGGCCGAGCACGGCCTGCCGCAGTTCGAGGGCAGCAATGCCTGGGCGATTGCCGGCAGTCGCACCCAAAGTGGCAAACCGCTGCTGGCCGGTGACCCGCACATTCGTTTCTCGGCCCCGGCAGTTTGGTACGAGGCGCAACTGTCGGCGCCCGGCTTTGAACTGTACGGCCACCACCAGGCGCTGGTGCCGTTCGCCTTCCTCGGCCACAACATGGATTTCGGCTGGAGCCTGACCATGTTCCAGAACGATGACCTCGACCTGATCGCCGAGAAGGTCAATCCGGACAATGCCAATCAAGTCTGGTATCGCGGGCAATGGGTGGACCTGGTCAGCACCGAGCAGCAGATCGCGGTGAAGGGTCAGGAGCCGGTGAACCTGACCCTGCGTCAGTCGCCCCACGGGCCGATCATCAACGACGTACTGGGCGCCACCGCCGGCAAGACACCGATTGCCATGTGGTGGGCGTTTCTCGAGACGCAAAACCCGATCCTCGAAGGTTTCTACCAGCTCAACCGCGCCGACACCCTGGCCAAGGCCCGCACCGCCTCCTCCAAGGTCCAGGCACCGGGCCTGAACATCGTCTGGGCCAATGCCAAAGGGGACATCGGCTGGTGGGCCGCCGCGCAATTGCCCAAGCGTCCGGCCGGGGTCAAGCCGGAGTTCATTCTCGACGGCAGCAGCAACCAGGCGGACAAGGACGGTTTCTACCCGTTCAGCGCCAACCCCCAGGAAGAAAACCCGGCACGCGGTTACATCGTTTCCGCCAACTTCCAGCCGCTGTCGCCCACCGGCATGGAGATTCCCGGCTACTACAACCTGGCGGATCGTGGCCAGAAACTGAACCAGCAGTTGAGCGACAACAGCGTGAAGTGGGACGTCGAAGGCACGCAGAAACTGCAACTGGGCACCACTACCCACTATGGTCCGCGCACACTCGCACCGCTGTTACCGGTATTGCGTGAAGTGGTCAGTGATTCCGCGGAGCTGAAACTGCTGGAACAACTGGCGGCGTGGAAAGGTGACTACCCGCTGGATTCCACCAGCGCCACGTTGTTCAACCAGTTCCTCTACGACCTGGCGTATGGCGCGCTGCACGACGAACTGGGCGACAGCTTCTTCGACACCCTGCTCTCGACTCGGGTCATCGATGCCGCCCTGCCCCGGCTGGCCGCCAACGCCGACTCACCCTGGTGGAACAACCGCAGCAGCGGCACCGCGCAAACCCGTGCTGATGTCGTCAAGGCCGCCTGGAACGCCAGCCTCGCCCACCTCAAGGGCACCCTCGGGACAGACAGCACGCAGTGGCAATGGGGCAAGGCCCACACCCTGACTCACGGCCATCCGCTGGGCATGCAAAAGCCGCTGGACCGGATCTTCAACATCGGGCCATTCGAGGCGCCGGGTAGCCATGAAGTGCCGAACAACCTCACCGCAAAAATCGGCCCGGCACCCTGGCCTGTGACCTACGGCCCTTCAACCCGCCGCATCATCGACTTCGCCGACCCGGCCCATGCCCTGACCATCAACCCGATCGGGCAAAGCGGCGTGCCGTTCAACACGCATTATGAGGATCAGGCGGAGGCCTACATCGAAGGGATCTACCATCAGGCGCATTTCAGCGAAGAGGAAGTGGCCGCCAACACCCGCAGCACCTTGAAGCTGTTGCCGGCCCGCTGA
- a CDS encoding AraC family transcriptional regulator, whose product MNSIDKLIALASLRGSLDLRCQFQGDWALDHPADRRGLAPYHIVLTGTCHAELSGGQRVRLNAGDVLLLPGGSTHLLRSEGARIAPSVPRVIAGGLLPMHRMGSDEPEVDMLCGSFHYNPQSLLFSALPEYLVISSRESQVDAQLVALIALLRGEADGNQPGARFFVDALSSAMFTLILRAHLAGQSPASGTLALLADKRLSRAWQAMLADPGHDWTIDSLAAAATMSRATFMRAFVRVAGVSPWVLLTQVRMELAYSLLGQSGLSLNDIAAQVGYQSQAAFSKKFKDTYGEAPGRVRQSL is encoded by the coding sequence ATGAACTCGATCGATAAATTGATTGCCCTCGCCAGCCTGCGCGGCAGCCTCGACCTGCGCTGTCAGTTCCAGGGCGACTGGGCGCTGGATCACCCGGCCGACCGGCGCGGGCTGGCGCCGTATCACATCGTCCTGACGGGCACCTGCCACGCTGAACTGTCCGGCGGGCAGCGGGTGCGCCTGAACGCCGGTGACGTGCTGCTGCTGCCTGGTGGCTCGACCCATCTGCTGCGCAGCGAGGGTGCGCGGATCGCCCCCAGTGTGCCGCGGGTGATCGCTGGTGGGCTGCTGCCGATGCACCGCATGGGCAGTGACGAGCCGGAGGTCGATATGCTCTGCGGCAGCTTCCACTACAACCCACAGTCCCTGCTGTTTTCGGCCCTCCCGGAATACCTGGTGATCTCCAGCCGCGAAAGCCAGGTCGATGCACAACTGGTGGCGCTGATTGCACTGCTGCGCGGCGAAGCGGATGGCAATCAGCCGGGTGCACGGTTCTTCGTCGATGCGCTGTCGTCGGCGATGTTCACCCTGATTCTGCGCGCGCACCTGGCCGGGCAATCGCCGGCGAGCGGCACCCTGGCCTTGCTCGCGGACAAGCGCCTGAGCCGTGCCTGGCAAGCGATGCTGGCCGATCCCGGGCACGACTGGACCATCGACAGCCTGGCCGCCGCTGCGACGATGTCGCGGGCCACCTTCATGCGTGCCTTTGTGCGGGTTGCCGGGGTCTCGCCCTGGGTGCTGCTGACCCAGGTGCGCATGGAGTTGGCGTACAGCCTCTTAGGGCAGTCCGGCCTGAGCCTGAACGACATCGCCGCCCAGGTTGGTTATCAATCCCAGGCAGCGTTCAGCAAGAAGTTCAAGGACACTTACGGCGAGGCCCCGGGGCGGGTGCGCCAGAGCCTGTAG
- a CDS encoding carboxymuconolactone decarboxylase family protein — MFNNWSELLPTIQKAFGGLGKTNPKMVKAYMALGEAAEENNVLDAKTRELISIAVAITTRCDGCIGVHTDAAIKAGATREEIAATLATAISLNAGAAYVFSLRALEAHDALKG; from the coding sequence ATGTTCAACAATTGGTCCGAACTGCTGCCCACTATCCAGAAGGCCTTCGGTGGCCTGGGCAAAACCAATCCGAAGATGGTCAAGGCCTATATGGCATTGGGTGAAGCCGCCGAAGAGAACAACGTGCTGGATGCCAAGACCCGCGAGCTGATTTCCATCGCAGTCGCCATTACCACCCGCTGCGACGGTTGCATCGGCGTGCACACCGATGCCGCGATCAAGGCCGGCGCGACCCGTGAGGAGATTGCTGCGACCTTGGCCACGGCGATTTCTCTGAATGCCGGTGCAGCGTACGTGTTCTCGCTGCGTGCGCTGGAGGCGCATGATGCGTTGAAGGGCTGA
- a CDS encoding ABC transporter permease subunit: MKRFRFSSLMLVVGLLFIYLPMLILVIYSFNASKLVTVWGGWSIKWYVGLLDNTQLMGSVVRSLEIACYTAIAAVALGTLAAFVLTRITHFKGRTLFGGLVTAPLVMPEVITGLSLLLLFVAMAQMIGWPQERGLVTIWIAHTTFCAAYVAVVVSARLRELDMSIEEAAMDLGARPWKVFFLITIPMIAPSLAAGGMMSFALSLDDLVLASFVSGPGSTTLPMEVFSAVRLGVKPEINAVASLILLAVSIVTFLVWFFSRRAEENRKRAIQQAIEESAADSWKQPEVRRPQAV, encoded by the coding sequence ATGAAGCGCTTCCGTTTCTCCAGCCTGATGCTGGTAGTGGGTCTGTTGTTTATCTACCTGCCGATGCTGATCCTGGTGATCTACTCGTTCAACGCCTCGAAACTGGTGACGGTGTGGGGCGGCTGGTCGATCAAGTGGTACGTCGGCCTGCTGGATAACACCCAACTGATGGGCTCGGTGGTGCGCTCGCTGGAAATCGCCTGCTACACCGCGATTGCCGCGGTGGCGCTGGGGACCCTGGCAGCGTTCGTGCTGACCCGGATCACCCACTTCAAGGGCCGCACGCTGTTCGGCGGCCTGGTGACGGCACCCTTGGTCATGCCGGAAGTGATCACCGGTCTGTCGCTGTTGCTGCTGTTCGTGGCCATGGCGCAAATGATCGGCTGGCCACAGGAGCGTGGCCTGGTCACGATCTGGATCGCCCACACTACGTTCTGCGCGGCCTATGTTGCGGTGGTGGTGTCGGCCCGTCTGCGTGAGTTGGACATGTCCATCGAAGAGGCGGCCATGGACCTCGGTGCGCGGCCGTGGAAGGTGTTCTTTCTGATCACCATCCCGATGATCGCGCCGTCGCTGGCGGCGGGCGGCATGATGTCGTTCGCTCTGTCCCTCGACGACCTGGTGCTCGCCAGCTTCGTCTCGGGCCCGGGCTCGACGACCTTGCCGATGGAAGTGTTCTCGGCGGTGCGCCTGGGCGTGAAGCCGGAGATCAACGCGGTGGCCAGCCTGATCCTGCTGGCGGTGTCGATCGTGACCTTCCTGGTCTGGTTCTTCAGCCGTCGTGCCGAAGAAAACCGCAAGCGCGCGATTCAGCAAGCCATCGAAGAAAGCGCCGCCGACTCCTGGAAACAACCGGAAGTCCGCCGGCCGCAGGCGGTTTGA
- a CDS encoding ABC transporter permease subunit: protein MPGGRQLVIGVPFLWLFLFFMLPFFIVLKISFAEADVAIPPYTEIYSFVEQKLQVLLNLGNYVLLSEDELYIAAYLGSLKMALISTTLCLLIGYPMAYAIASARKEMQTVLVLLIMMPTWTAILIRVYAWMGILSNNGLLNGFLMSMGFISEPLQILNTNLAVYIGVVYSYLPFMILPLYANLVKHDTSLLEAASDLGSSTFNSFWKITIPLSKNGIIAGCMLVFIPVVGEFVIPELLGGPETLMIGKVLWQEFFNNRDWPVASALAVVMLAILIVPIILFNRSQAKEMEGKE from the coding sequence ATTCCCGGTGGCCGGCAGTTGGTCATCGGGGTTCCGTTCCTCTGGCTGTTCCTGTTCTTCATGCTGCCGTTCTTCATCGTCCTGAAGATCAGCTTCGCCGAAGCAGACGTGGCGATTCCGCCGTATACCGAGATCTACAGCTTCGTTGAACAGAAGCTGCAGGTGCTGCTCAACCTCGGCAACTACGTGTTGCTCAGCGAGGATGAGCTGTACATCGCCGCCTACCTCGGCTCGTTGAAGATGGCGCTGATCAGCACCACCCTTTGCCTGTTGATCGGTTATCCGATGGCCTACGCCATCGCCAGTGCGCGCAAGGAAATGCAGACCGTGCTGGTGCTGCTGATCATGATGCCGACCTGGACCGCGATCCTGATCCGCGTCTATGCGTGGATGGGCATCCTCAGCAACAACGGCTTGCTCAACGGTTTCCTGATGAGCATGGGGTTTATCAGCGAGCCGCTGCAGATCCTCAACACCAACCTCGCGGTGTATATCGGCGTGGTCTATTCGTACCTGCCGTTCATGATCCTGCCGCTCTACGCCAACCTGGTGAAGCACGATACCAGCCTATTGGAAGCGGCTTCCGACCTGGGTTCCAGCACCTTCAACAGCTTCTGGAAAATCACTATTCCTCTGTCGAAGAACGGCATCATCGCCGGCTGCATGCTGGTGTTCATTCCGGTAGTGGGTGAGTTCGTGATCCCGGAACTGCTCGGCGGTCCGGAAACCCTGATGATCGGTAAAGTGCTCTGGCAAGAGTTCTTCAACAACCGTGACTGGCCGGTGGCGTCCGCCCTGGCAGTGGTGATGCTGGCGATCCTGATTGTGCCGATCATCCTGTTCAACCGCAGTCAGGCCAAGGAAATGGAGGGTAAAGAATGA
- a CDS encoding ABC transporter ATP-binding protein, whose amino-acid sequence MAVASGAYKKALEGDQTPKQVLVKIDRVTKKFDETIAVDDVSLEIKKGEIFALLGGSGSGKSTLLRMLAGFERPTEGRIFLDGVDITDMPPYERPINMMFQSYALFPHMTVAQNIAFGLKQDKIPAAEVDARVAEMLKLVQMSQYAKRKPHQLSGGQRQRVALARSLAKRPKLLLLDEPMGALDKKLRSQMQLELVEIIERVGVTCVMVTHDQEEAMTMAERIAIMHLGWIAQIGSPIDIYETPTSRLVCEFIGNVNIFEGEVVDDAEGHALITCKDLDRNIYVGHGISTSVQDKSVTYAIRPEKLLVTADMPTCEYNWSSGKVHDIAYLGGHSVFYVELPSGKLVQSFVANAERRGQRPTWGDQVYVWWEDDSGVVLRS is encoded by the coding sequence ATGGCAGTTGCCTCCGGCGCCTATAAGAAAGCCCTCGAGGGCGACCAGACACCGAAACAGGTGTTGGTCAAAATCGACCGGGTCACGAAGAAGTTCGACGAGACGATTGCCGTGGACGACGTGTCCCTGGAAATCAAGAAAGGCGAAATCTTCGCCTTGCTCGGCGGATCGGGTTCGGGCAAATCCACCTTGCTGCGCATGCTCGCCGGTTTCGAGCGACCGACCGAAGGGCGAATCTTCCTCGATGGTGTAGACATCACCGATATGCCGCCGTACGAGCGGCCGATCAACATGATGTTCCAGTCCTATGCGTTGTTCCCGCACATGACCGTGGCGCAGAACATCGCCTTCGGCCTCAAGCAGGACAAGATCCCGGCCGCCGAGGTCGATGCGCGTGTGGCGGAGATGCTCAAGCTGGTACAGATGAGCCAGTACGCCAAGCGCAAGCCGCACCAGCTTTCCGGCGGCCAGCGTCAGCGTGTGGCCCTGGCCCGTTCCCTGGCCAAGCGTCCGAAGCTGCTGCTGCTCGACGAACCGATGGGTGCCCTCGACAAGAAACTGCGCTCGCAGATGCAGTTGGAACTGGTTGAGATCATCGAGCGCGTTGGCGTGACCTGCGTGATGGTGACCCACGACCAGGAAGAGGCCATGACCATGGCCGAGCGCATCGCGATCATGCACCTGGGCTGGATCGCGCAGATCGGCAGCCCGATCGACATCTACGAAACCCCGACCAGCCGCCTGGTCTGCGAATTCATCGGCAACGTCAACATCTTCGAAGGTGAAGTGGTGGACGACGCCGAGGGCCACGCCCTGATCACCTGCAAGGATCTGGACCGCAATATCTACGTCGGCCACGGCATCAGCACCTCGGTCCAGGACAAGTCGGTGACTTACGCGATTCGTCCGGAGAAGCTGCTGGTCACCGCCGACATGCCGACCTGCGAGTACAACTGGTCGAGCGGCAAGGTCCACGATATTGCCTACCTCGGCGGCCACTCGGTGTTCTACGTCGAATTGCCGAGCGGCAAGCTGGTGCAGTCGTTCGTCGCCAACGCCGAGCGTCGCGGCCAGCGGCCAACCTGGGGTGACCAGGTCTACGTCTGGTGGGAAGACGACAGCGGCGTGGTACTGCGCTCATGA
- a CDS encoding polyamine ABC transporter substrate-binding protein: protein MAIFSLLRKAMLVGAGLTLAASVQAAGTVHIYNWSDYIGETTLADFQKATGIKPVYDVFDSNETLEGKLLAGRTGYDVVVPSNHFLGKQIKAGAFQKLDKSLLPNYSNLDPVLLKRLEQNDPGNLYAVPYLWGTNGIGYNVDKIKEVLGVDKIDSWAAVFEPENIKKLQSCGVAFLDSADEMMPTVLNYMGLDANSTNPEDYKKAEAKLLAVRPYVTYFHSSKYIGDLANGDICVAIGFSGDMFQAKNRAAEAKKGVNIAYSIPKEGGALWFDMLAIPKDSANVKQAHAFINYLLKPEVIAQVSDYVGYANPNPASDKLMEQSIREDESVYPPQAVLDKTYVSIELPPNIQRLMTRSWTKVKSGK from the coding sequence GTGGCCATTTTTTCTTTGTTGCGCAAAGCCATGCTGGTTGGCGCCGGGTTGACACTGGCTGCCAGTGTTCAAGCCGCCGGCACCGTGCATATTTATAACTGGTCGGATTACATCGGCGAGACCACCCTGGCGGACTTCCAGAAAGCCACCGGTATCAAGCCAGTGTACGACGTGTTTGATTCCAACGAGACCCTGGAAGGCAAGTTGCTGGCCGGGCGCACCGGCTATGACGTGGTGGTGCCGTCCAACCACTTCCTGGGCAAGCAGATCAAGGCCGGGGCGTTCCAGAAGCTCGACAAGTCGCTGTTGCCGAACTACAGCAACCTCGATCCGGTGCTGCTCAAACGCCTGGAACAGAACGACCCGGGCAACCTGTATGCCGTACCGTACCTGTGGGGTACCAACGGCATCGGCTACAACGTCGACAAAATCAAAGAGGTGCTGGGCGTCGACAAAATCGACTCCTGGGCGGCGGTGTTCGAGCCGGAAAACATCAAGAAGCTGCAAAGCTGCGGTGTGGCCTTCCTCGATTCGGCTGACGAAATGATGCCGACGGTCCTCAACTACATGGGCCTGGATGCCAACAGCACCAACCCTGAGGACTACAAAAAGGCCGAAGCCAAGTTGCTTGCGGTGCGGCCTTACGTGACCTACTTCCACTCCTCCAAGTACATCGGCGACCTGGCCAACGGCGACATCTGCGTCGCCATCGGCTTCTCCGGTGACATGTTCCAGGCGAAAAACCGCGCGGCGGAAGCGAAGAAGGGCGTGAACATCGCTTACTCGATTCCGAAAGAGGGCGGCGCTCTGTGGTTCGACATGCTGGCGATTCCCAAGGATTCGGCCAACGTCAAACAGGCCCATGCCTTCATCAATTACCTGCTCAAGCCAGAGGTGATCGCCCAGGTCAGCGACTACGTGGGCTACGCCAACCCGAACCCGGCGTCGGACAAATTGATGGAGCAGTCGATCCGCGAAGACGAATCGGTGTATCCACCCCAGGCCGTGCTCGACAAGACCTACGTGTCGATCGAACTACCGCCGAACATTCAACGGCTGATGACCCGCAGCTGGACCAAGGTCAAGTCGGGTAAATAG